The following are encoded together in the Vigna angularis cultivar LongXiaoDou No.4 chromosome 9, ASM1680809v1, whole genome shotgun sequence genome:
- the LOC108346829 gene encoding uncharacterized protein LOC108346829 isoform X2: MMTAFESHAIPLLLLLLLIPINASIHDYSNEPFTHRSDAFFFHGGSEALLAKSFIRFETVTFTRPRESAIVQGRMQQNTGLVEAILLEVRDRNRIGGSYLKSDLICCDPKLAKERICNLGEVIIQKNPDNLELPKRIKTFFQGTDEQVQMDTTTLDINATGMCEMAVWYFEYANFNSTGTRPMGITLWAVTFTSVKKTLSRLLLLVVSMGYGVVRPTLGGNRIAYRVLLLGLLYFGASEALELVEHLGNINDFSGKTKLLLVLPVVCLDSCFILWIFSSLSKTLEKLQTRRNLAKLELYRKFTNTLAVSVLLSIAWIGFELYFNATDPLNELWQIAWIIPAFWCLLSYALLLVICALWAPSRNPTRYAYLEETGDDFDEEGISLTSSVAKITGDVAAKLERKTDLAFGEDLEEDKRE; this comes from the exons ATGATGACGGCGTTTGAGTCTCACGCGATTCCTCTCCTCCTCTTACTGTTACTAATTCCGATCAATGCCTCTATCCACGACTACTCCAACGAGCCCTTCACCCACCGCTCCGACGCCTTCTTTTTCCACGGGGGCAGCGAAGCGCTCTTGGCCAAATCCTTCATCAG GTTCGAAACGGTGACGTTTACACGTCCGCGTGAATCCGCAATCGTGCAGGGGAGGATGCAACAGAACACGGGGTTAGTTGAGGCCATATTGCTAGAGGTTCGGGATCGGAACCGGATCGGAGGTTCGTACCTGAAATCCGATTTGATCTGCTGCGATCCGAAGCTGGCTAAGGAGCGGATCTGCAACCTCGGCGAAGTGATAATCCAGAAGAACCCCGACAACCTCGAGTTGCCGAAGCGCATCAAAACCTTCTTCCAGGGAACCGATGAACAGGTCCAGATGGATACGACAACCCTTGACATCAACGCCACCG GAATGTGTGAGATGGCTGTGTGGTATTTCGAGTATGCTAATTTTAACTCTACTGGGACTAGACCCATGGGGATTACCCTCTGGGCTGTCACCTTTACTTCGGTGAAGAAAACGCTGTCGCGGCTGCTGCTGTTGGTTGTGTCCATGGGCTATGGGGTTGTTCGCCCCACGCTCGGTGGGAACAGGATTGCTTACAGAGTGCTGCTTCTTGGTCTGCTGTATTTTGGTGCCTCTGAGGCACTCGAGCTTGTTGAGCATCTAGGGAACATCAATGACTTCTCCGGGAAGACCAAGCTGCTTTTGGTGCTCCCTGTTGTTTGCCTTGACTCGTGCTTCATTCTATGGATTTTCTCATCGTTGTCCAAAACCTTGGAGAAACTGCAG ACAAGGAGAAACTTAGCTAAACTTGAGCTCTACCGAAAGTTTACAAACACACTCGCGGTGTCTGTGCTACTGTCCATTGCATGGATTGGCTTTGAG CTATACTTCAATGCTACTGATCCATTGAATGAGTTGTGGCAAATCGCTTGGATTATCCCAGCCTTTTGGTGTCTGCTTTCATATGCTCTCTTGCTGGTGATATGTGCCCTTTGGGCTCCTTCTCGGAACCCTACTAG ATATGCATACTTGGAGGAAACAGGAGATGACTTTGATGAGGAGGGTATCTCTCTGACAAGCAGTGTAGCAAAGATAACTGGGGATGTTGCAGCCAAACTTGAACGGAAGACCGATCTTGCCTTTGGAGAAGATCTGGAGGAAGATAAGCGAGAATAA
- the LOC108346829 gene encoding uncharacterized protein LOC108346829 isoform X1, with the protein MMTAFESHAIPLLLLLLLIPINASIHDYSNEPFTHRSDAFFFHGGSEALLAKSFIRFETVTFTRPRESAIVQGRMQQNTGLVEAILLEVRDRNRIGGSYLKSDLICCDPKLAKERICNLGEVIIQKNPDNLELPKRIKTFFQGTDEQVQMDTTTLDINATGMYYLYFMFCDPSLKGTTIQGRTVWRNPKGYLPGKMAPLMTLYGFMSLAYLLLGLCWFLRFVQFWKDIIHLHYHITAVIALGMCEMAVWYFEYANFNSTGTRPMGITLWAVTFTSVKKTLSRLLLLVVSMGYGVVRPTLGGNRIAYRVLLLGLLYFGASEALELVEHLGNINDFSGKTKLLLVLPVVCLDSCFILWIFSSLSKTLEKLQTRRNLAKLELYRKFTNTLAVSVLLSIAWIGFELYFNATDPLNELWQIAWIIPAFWCLLSYALLLVICALWAPSRNPTRYAYLEETGDDFDEEGISLTSSVAKITGDVAAKLERKTDLAFGEDLEEDKRE; encoded by the exons ATGATGACGGCGTTTGAGTCTCACGCGATTCCTCTCCTCCTCTTACTGTTACTAATTCCGATCAATGCCTCTATCCACGACTACTCCAACGAGCCCTTCACCCACCGCTCCGACGCCTTCTTTTTCCACGGGGGCAGCGAAGCGCTCTTGGCCAAATCCTTCATCAG GTTCGAAACGGTGACGTTTACACGTCCGCGTGAATCCGCAATCGTGCAGGGGAGGATGCAACAGAACACGGGGTTAGTTGAGGCCATATTGCTAGAGGTTCGGGATCGGAACCGGATCGGAGGTTCGTACCTGAAATCCGATTTGATCTGCTGCGATCCGAAGCTGGCTAAGGAGCGGATCTGCAACCTCGGCGAAGTGATAATCCAGAAGAACCCCGACAACCTCGAGTTGCCGAAGCGCATCAAAACCTTCTTCCAGGGAACCGATGAACAGGTCCAGATGGATACGACAACCCTTGACATCAACGCCACCGGTATGTACTACCTCTACTTCATGTTCTGCGATCCTTCCCTTAAGGGCACCACCATTCAGGGAAGGACAGTGTGGCGTAACCCTAAAGGGTATCTGCCTGGAAAAATGGCCCCTCTAATGACCCTCTATGGCTTCATGTCTCTGGCTTATCTTTTACTCGGTCTTTGTTGGTTTTTGAGGTTTGTTCAGTTTTGGAAAGACATTATCCACTTGCATTATCATATCACCGCTGTTATTGCGCTAGGAATGTGTGAGATGGCTGTGTGGTATTTCGAGTATGCTAATTTTAACTCTACTGGGACTAGACCCATGGGGATTACCCTCTGGGCTGTCACCTTTACTTCGGTGAAGAAAACGCTGTCGCGGCTGCTGCTGTTGGTTGTGTCCATGGGCTATGGGGTTGTTCGCCCCACGCTCGGTGGGAACAGGATTGCTTACAGAGTGCTGCTTCTTGGTCTGCTGTATTTTGGTGCCTCTGAGGCACTCGAGCTTGTTGAGCATCTAGGGAACATCAATGACTTCTCCGGGAAGACCAAGCTGCTTTTGGTGCTCCCTGTTGTTTGCCTTGACTCGTGCTTCATTCTATGGATTTTCTCATCGTTGTCCAAAACCTTGGAGAAACTGCAG ACAAGGAGAAACTTAGCTAAACTTGAGCTCTACCGAAAGTTTACAAACACACTCGCGGTGTCTGTGCTACTGTCCATTGCATGGATTGGCTTTGAG CTATACTTCAATGCTACTGATCCATTGAATGAGTTGTGGCAAATCGCTTGGATTATCCCAGCCTTTTGGTGTCTGCTTTCATATGCTCTCTTGCTGGTGATATGTGCCCTTTGGGCTCCTTCTCGGAACCCTACTAG ATATGCATACTTGGAGGAAACAGGAGATGACTTTGATGAGGAGGGTATCTCTCTGACAAGCAGTGTAGCAAAGATAACTGGGGATGTTGCAGCCAAACTTGAACGGAAGACCGATCTTGCCTTTGGAGAAGATCTGGAGGAAGATAAGCGAGAATAA
- the LOC128193970 gene encoding uncharacterized protein LOC128193970 — protein MTLKQGKDEALRSFMDQYQKTVRRVKSLTPELALHYILPALKPGPFKDSVCRRVPKTMEELRERAADEIRVEEMKLSYKRENQEAREAKADGNKPVSSTGKTSGPRPREQRKGPRFPQYTPLNASREKILREALSAELIPEWEANPTPKNADWSKHCAYHKNMGHTTEDCWTLRDKIEELIGAGKLKKYVREEHPPQSTERPAQRSTYRKEKPRSARAERPRSERRPSRSRSRSRELPLRGHINTISGGFAGGGSSSSARKRHVRALQSVHLVDKPRRSMPPITFSDEDFHTPDPDQDDPMVITAEIARYGISKVLVDQGSSVNILYWKTFLQMDISEDLIVPYDG, from the coding sequence ATGACTCTCAAACAGGGGAAGGACGAAGCGTTGCGATCATTCATGGACCAGTATCAGAAGACGGTCCGGCGCGTGAAAAGTCTGACCCCAGAGCTCGCCCTTCACTACATCCTGCCGGCTCTAAAGCCGGGACCGTTTAAGGATAGCGTCTGCAGGCGAGTGCCCAAAACGATGGAAGAGTTGAGGGAACGGGCTGCAGATGAGATAAGGGTGGAGGAGATGAAGCTCTCCtacaaaagagaaaatcaagaaGCCAGGGAAGCAAAGGCGGACGGTAATAAGCCCGTTTCGTCCACCGGAAAAACGTCTGGTCCTAGACCCAGAGAGCAGAGAAAGGGACCTCGCTTCCCACAGTACACACCTCTGAACGCCTCGAGGGAGAAAATTCTCCGAGAGGCCTTGAGTGCGGAATTGATACCGGAGTGGGAAGCGAACCCGACTCCGAAGAATGCTGATTGGAGCAAACACTGTGCGTACCATAAAAATATGGGTCATACCACCGAGGATTGCTGGACCCTCCGGGATAAGATAGAAGAGCTCATCGGGGCGGGAAAGCTTAAAAAATACGTACGTGAGGAGCACCCGCCGCAATCAACCGAACGACCTGCTCAAAGGTCGACGTACCGAAAGGAGAAACCGAGGAGCGCGCGAGCGGAACGACCCCGCTCAGAGAGGCGACCAAGCCGAAGTCGAAGCCGCAGCCGTGAACTTCCCTTGAGGGGACATATCAACACTATTTCCGGAGGATTCGCGGGAGGAGGATCGTCTTCCTCCGCCCGTAAACGACATGTTCGGGCCCTCCAATCCGTGCATTTAGTGGACAAGCCACGCCGATCCATGCCACCCATCACCTTTTCGGACGAGGACTTTCACACCCCTGATCCTGACCAGGACGACCCGATGGTCATAACGGCAGAGATAGCCCGGTATGGGATCAGTAAGGTTCTGGTTGACCAAGGAAGCTCGGTCAACATCCTCTATTGGAAGACCTTCCTGCAGATGGATATCTCGGAGGATCTCATCGTCCCTTATGATGGGTAG